Within Ptiloglossa arizonensis isolate GNS036 chromosome 8, iyPtiAriz1_principal, whole genome shotgun sequence, the genomic segment CGAGCTGCACTCCCACGATCGGCTCGCGATCCGATGGACTCGTGAAATCATCCGAGCTGATCGTCGCGGGAGCGGTTCGCTTAATTCCTGTCCCAGGAACCGTCCGAGCCGGTCGGGTTTAATCTAAGaggaaggtaaaaaaaaaaaaaaaagaagggggaCCAATTTTTCACGCTCGTTCGCAATCTCTGTCCCTTCCCCTCGTTTCCATCTCTAccgtccctttctctctctctctgtcacactcacgtacacacacacacacacacacacacacaaaatacACACTAACCTTTATCTCCTCGATCCAGCCACCCAGCCGACTATCCATAAATCTCCCTATACGCTCTTTCCGTATTAACTCCGTCATCGTGAGACCAGGCACCGAGAACACGACGAGGGAGTCGCGACTCACGCGAGCAAATAAATCAAGGGTCAACTTCTGCGACACAGCGGTTCGGGGTGACGTGTAATCGCGGTACGAAAGATTCGGTCCAGACCGTGGAAACTCGAACCGGTAGGGGACTTAGGCTAGGGGATCCACGGGATAGCTCGCGGTAGTATTCTCGAGTGAAGAGAGTGTTCAGTGACAGGTGGGTAGCAAGTGGTTCCTGTACGATCGACAGCCTTAGGACAGTATTATTCTTCGTACGGAAGAGGACACAGTGGTTCCCTCGTCCAGTTCTATCGCAGCTCCGGGGCGACTCGAGGTCGTTGAACTCGGCCAGCAAGCCAGGGGCCCAAGCCGCACGACACTGTTCGCCGACGATGCCATCATCCTGAAACGGGCATGACGCCCCTGGCCTCGAGATGCGACGAGACCACCACCAttttgctgctgctgctactcGAGCTGGCACCTGGAGCACGCTGCTACTCGCGCGCGGCACCCGCGTCCGCCGCGACCCCCGCGAGATAGCATCAACAGTCGACGGCGAGGGTGCGAGTGATGCCGCTCCTCGGCAGCATTATGACCATCGACGCCGGTAGTCCGACAACGGCGTCCAGCAGCGTCTTCGAGGAGAACATGACGTGGCCTCGACCAACAGGTGGCACTACGTCTTCCGCTAACGAGGCCCACTCGACCCGTGCGATCTCCAGCGACGAGGAACGACCCGTAACCGGGACTCCCGACGCCGTCGACGACGGTGGACCCAGCGAGGCCATAGTGAACATCACCAACGGGACCGAGAACCGTCAGGACGTGGAAGGAACCGAGTGGACGTACTGTGAGTGCGCGAGATCGAACCTAGGTACTCGACTCGACGGCGAGGACAACGTCACCGAGTCCACCGACCTCCTCACCGAAGGTACAGACCAGTTGGACGTTGACGGTAGCGGCGGGGGTAGTACCGTCGATCTGGACAGCACCACCAGCGTCGGTGCAAGCACCGACAAAGAGGACGCCGAAGGACTGAGAGAGCTGGAGTTGCTGTTCGGTTTGCGCGGCGTCATGGAAGACATCGGCGGGCCGTACAACGACTCCTTCAACGAGAGTCAGCTGTTCCCTTGGAACGGTAGCCTGGAGAACGAGACAACCTATATCGTGTTCGGGGAGAGCATGTACCCCTCGGGCTACACCATGCCTCACATCATCGTCGCGTCCATACTTGCGACACTGTTGATGATCGTGATCGTCGTGGGCAACATGCTAGTGATTATCGCGATCGCCACCGAGAAGGCGCTGAAGAACATCCAGAACTGGTTCATAGCCAGTCTGGCTGTCGCAGACTTCTTCCTCGGGCTGGTGATCATGCCGTTCTCGTTGGCCAACGAGATCATGGGTTATTGGATCTTCGGCTACTGGTGGTGTGACATTTACTCGGCGATGGACGTGTTACTGTGCACCGCTAGCATCATGAACCTATGTTTGATCAGCTTGGACAGATACTGGAGCATCACGCAGGCGGTGGAGTACCTGAAGGAGAGAACCCCTGCCAGAGCAGCGTTGATGATCGCTCTGGTTTGGTTGCTGTCGGCACTGGTCTGCATCCCACCGCTCCTGGGCTGGAAGAGACCCACGCCCGAAGAGGAGTACCCCAAGTGCAAGGTGAGTAACGTTggttttcgttcgttctcgtggACGATTCACCAGCGAATTTTCCCAACGATCGATTATTTCACGAGTACTGGGACGCGAAAGTATGGCGCATGCTACCGGTAATAAGATTCGCCGGGCAAAGACGCGAGGTACTTAACACCCGGGCTCGGTTAGTGTTTAAAACACAATTTACTCATTCGCTAGGAAACAAGCCGGTGAGGCCAATATGGGAGTTAATTATTTCCTCGAGAGTGGATACATTACAACGCCACTGTTGCGAATGACAGATTACCTTGCTCGTATTTCCGCTTTAAGGGGGTCCCTCTCATTGCTCAGAGACGAACAATTGGTtaatattttgaacattttttccccCGGAAACTACGCCATGGATTAAATTGGAACTTTTTGTGTCGATTGATACAGTTACAAAGGtaatttgtgaattttttaatgaaatttagttTAACAATGCACCAGTTGTTAATGATGGCCTGGTGTCGAGACGACAACGTTACTGTAATCGTTGAACCAAAAGAAgtgtaataattaatttattattagggTGAAGTACAGAACAAATTGACACAATAATTGTGTAACGTTTTTACAAGTATGTTTACGAGTCGTGTATTATTCttcataaaatattctaaatattatCCATCGTTCGACCTGAGATACAAACCCCTTAAGGTGTAGAATTAAATGGCCGGGGGATTCAGTGGCTGTAGGGAGAAAGTAGGGAAGGATGGAGAACGGTAACGAGGCGTTCGATGGTCCTCAAAGTCCGTTGTAAAACAATTTGTCCCTTTTCGCATTATCTGACAACCTTCAACTGGTGTTACTCCACCGTCCAGTTCGACGGCTTACAACCGAAGCGGGTCAATTAAGCACTTAGTTAGTCATAGAAGGTGAATTCATTGTTTGACTGCTTGGAAGACGGATTAGTAGGGATGGAACGAAGAGAAGCTCAGACCCAAATGCATCGAATTAAGTGGATCTCTTTCATGGTGTCGGAAGATAAAGGACTGCACAAATGAGATGAATGAAATCGTAAATTCGCTCTATTTGTCGACCAGTTTGAGAGACACTTAAGCTTGGAAATGAAATACTCTACTGACAAATATTAATCATTTACACTGTATAGTCTTCGGATGCATATTACGAGGAATGTTTCAACATCGGTCGTCCCCTGATACATCGGTCGCATTCGAGCTAAAATTGTCTTTTACAACTATATCACAACTGTGTACATAGACTGAATAGTTCTGTTGAACTACTCATTGAAAACATATCTTCCAACTTTATCTTATTATTCCGTCTCCTCTTACCATCCTCTACTAAATGTTTCAGCGTTCCATATTAATAACCACATATTGCACACACTCTCTCATCCCGCCTCAGTCAATAGCTCCCTTCATCGAAATTCCTCCACCTTGTTCTAGCCACCATTTTCTGCTTTCCATATTTACCATCTTTCTGCATATAACCAGCCAACCCTCTCAACCTATAAAACTGACAAAACCCATATCTTGCTCACCTACAGATATCAGTGCTTAAATTTACACTCCCTGAATTAAAAGTGGTCCCCAGGTTCCCATTGAGGATTCCTCATTTTTATGATTCATCTCGCTCAGCCACCTGCAGATAACAGTATCTAAAAGTTTAAAGTCAGGTTAAGAACAGCGTATAACTGTACACCGCCTTTACACCGAATATATTCTTTCACTCTCTTCGCTCAATACTGTATTATTTGTTTTACTTTCATTCTATGCAATCTTGGTTCAATAAATAcgtattattaatattcttgGTCCTCATTTTTATGATTCACCTTGCTCAGCCTTCTACAGATTTAATgtttaaattctaaatttctGATTTAAAGGTGGTCCTCACACTCCAACCgaggatattttattttaaggaTAGGTATATCCTAGAATCAATGCATATCTTGGTAGAGTAGATAcgtattattaatattcttgTTCCCCATTTTTATGATTCACCTTGCTCAGCCTTCTACAGATTTAgtgtttaaattataaatttctgaATTAAAGGTGGTCCTCACACTCTCACAAAAGATATCTTATTTTGAAGATATGTATACCCCATAATCGTTACATATCTTCATACAATAGACACGTATTATTAACATTCTTGTTCCTCATTTTTATGATTTACCTTGTTCAGCATTTTACAGCCTATTACAGAGGTTTAAATCCGAAATTTTTGAATTGAAGGCGGTCCTCACACTCTCACAAAAGATATCTTATTTTGAAGATATGTATACCCTATAATCGTTACATATCTTCATACAATAGATACGTATTGTTAATATTCTTGTTCCTAACTTTTATATTTCACCTTGCTGAGCCTTCTACAGATTCAGTGTTTAAATTCGAAACCCCTGAATTAAAGGCAGTCCTCACACTCTCACAAAAGATATCTTATTTTGAAGATGTGTATACCCTATAATCGTTACATATCTTGATAGAATAGATAcgtattattaatattcttgttcctaatttttataattcaccTTGCTCAGCCTTCTACAGATTCAGTGTTTAAATTCGAAACCCCTGAATTAAAGGCAGTCCTCACACTCTCACAAAAGATATCTTATTTTGAAGATATGTATACCCTA encodes:
- the Octalpha2r gene encoding alpha2-adrenergic-like octopamine receptor isoform X1, whose amino-acid sequence is MPLLGSIMTIDAGSPTTASSSVFEENMTWPRPTGGTTSSANEAHSTRAISSDEERPVTGTPDAVDDGGPSEAIVNITNGTENRQDVEGTEWTYCECARSNLGTRLDGEDNVTESTDLLTEGTDQLDVDGSGGGSTVDLDSTTSVGASTDKEDAEGLRELELLFGLRGVMEDIGGPYNDSFNESQLFPWNGSLENETTYIVFGESMYPSGYTMPHIIVASILATLLMIVIVVGNMLVIIAIATEKALKNIQNWFIASLAVADFFLGLVIMPFSLANEIMGYWIFGYWWCDIYSAMDVLLCTASIMNLCLISLDRYWSITQAVEYLKERTPARAALMIALVWLLSALVCIPPLLGWKRPTPEEEYPKCKLSEDIGYVLYSALGSFYIPSCIMVFVYIRIYFAAKARARRGIRKQPRRRAAAPPESPDVRQTSFTQNAPTTETKKLPGSVMENVATIENQPVQIPIVTCDFASDVSTSEADPGGGNSIPMEEKDTLKVTIPMQVQKSSLKATLSVNGDGQSSVPSRCRAPSVGIDVDMVSEFDPSSSDSGVVSRCAVVKPLKLRLCQPIFGRRNLGKLRREHGDVARPSTKDDAGAETKSSKPRDPEREKRRLARKKEKRATLILGFIMGSFIVCWLPFFVLYILKPLFPDVEIPTQAFVIAFWLGYMNSALNPFIYTVFNKDFRRAFRRILFK
- the Octalpha2r gene encoding alpha2-adrenergic-like octopamine receptor isoform X2, yielding MPLLGSIMTIDAGSPTTASSSVFEENMTWPRPTGGTTSSANEAHSTRAISSDEERPVTGTPDAVDDGGPSEAIVNITNGTENRQDVEGTEWTYCECARSNLGTRLDGEDNVTESTDLLTEGTDQLDVDGSGGGSTVDLDSTTSVGASTDKEDAEGLRELELLFGLRGVMEDIGGPYNDSFNESQLFPWNGSLENETTYIVFGESMYPSGYTMPHIIVASILATLLMIVIVVGNMLVIIAIATEKALKNIQNWFIASLAVADFFLGLVIMPFSLANEIMGYWIFGYWWCDIYSAMDVLLCTASIMNLCLISLDRYWSITQAVEYLKERTPARAALMIALVWLLSALVCIPPLLGWKRPTPEEEYPKCKLSEDIGYVLYSALGSFYIPSCIMVFVYIRIYFAAKARARRGIRKQPRRRAAAPPESPDVRQTSFTQNAPTTETKKLPGSVMENVATIENQPVTIPMQVQKSSLKATLSVNGDGQSSVPSRCRAPSVGIDVDMVSEFDPSSSDSGVVSRCAVVKPLKLRLCQPIFGRRNLGKLRREHGDVARPSTKDDAGAETKSSKPRDPEREKRRLARKKEKRATLILGFIMGSFIVCWLPFFVLYILKPLFPDVEIPTQAFVIAFWLGYMNSALNPFIYTVFNKDFRRAFRRILFK